The DNA sequence GTCATCTACTACTTCGCGCTGCCCGTGCTGGTCGGCTGGTTTCCCGAGCTGATGGACAAGCGCGTCGGCCCGGTGAACGTCGCGTATCTCTTCGCCCTCTCACAGTTCTTCATGGCGTGGGTGCTCGCCTACGTTTACCTGCGCAAGGCCGCGAG is a window from the Verrucomicrobiota bacterium genome containing:
- a CDS encoding DUF485 domain-containing protein; this translates as MSEFRSLLRAKAAFIVPAVLFFVIYYFALPVLVGWFPELMDKRVGPVNVAYLFALSQFFMAWVLAYVYLRKAARFDGQAADVIAKLDASKKGRSK